The Oxyura jamaicensis isolate SHBP4307 breed ruddy duck chromosome 17, BPBGC_Ojam_1.0, whole genome shotgun sequence region TGCCCCTCATCTTCCATTGAGAAGAGTCATTGTACCCCTCGCGGCCCCATCcactctgcagagctgtgcagttCTGTCCCCGCAGAGCTCAGGTACTGGGGCAAACTCATGTTTATAAGGTCTGGAAACTCCAAATCTCCCAAAATGTTGACGTACCAAGGGCAGGAGTCAAAGCAGCACATCTGTCTTCTCAGGTGCAATTTTGGGCAGAGTACCGGCACCTAAACAGGTGAGAACAATGCTGGAATACTCCAGTTTCTGGTTAGTGTATTTCTGGTTAGTATCTTTGAGATCTTGAAATGATTGTGCTGGCCATGTGGCTGGAGTTCTTCGAGACCACAGAGGGACGCCGGCCATGAGCCAGGCTCACTCCTGGTATTGCAGTTTGTGGAAGTGGTACTGGTGCCAACAGGTGGGATGACCTCGAAGGACATAGCGCTCCCAACAGCAGTTCAGCACACAGAAGAGCTGGGCAGAGAGGGGCTGAACCACCCCACAGCAAGCTCCTTGACGATGCCGTGTTGGGGACGGGAGCTCCTTTGCCCTGTTTGTAGCAAGGCAGCGAGCGTTTGCGTCCTCTGGCAgccagggccaggagcaggcagagcagggctgatgCATCTGGTGGCAGCGCTGCCCTCGCTGTGTGCACTGCGCGGTGACCTGGGcgtgcacagcacagccctcccCGTCCGCACGTGTGGGACGTGGACAGCAGCGTGAACACGGACACGTCCCGGGACCGCTTACGGGGAACATCTGCTGCTGTCCCAAGGGTGCTGAGCCTGCAGGAAATCTGACAAACTCCATGAAGTTTCCATGCTCATCCAAGATTTCCAGATCTTTCCTTTCTGGGAAAGGAAAGACTCGTCCAGAAAAACCTGAAGAGCCGCGTGGTGTGGCTGGAAGCACCACGGTACCCGGCAGCATCACAGAGGTTTCCCGGGTGACTGCTGCATCTCCTCCCTGCCGCCGGGAGCTGCCGCTGTGCCATGACGGCCCCCAGGGAGAGCAGCCTCTTCCCTCCCGATCCTTACTATGTCCCCGGGTAAGTCCTGAAGTTCATCCAAAAAGTCTGGTCATTTCCAATGCAAATACCTCTGGTTGGGATAGAATAGGACTTGTggttcatgatttttttttaaagacactgaTAAAAGTGCCATCTAACAGTGCAGTGAAGGAGACGTGGCTCCAGGGGGAAAATAGCACCTTATGGCAGGTGTAAGTAAAGACCGTGACACAGGGCATTGAGGGGAacttcaaaactatttttttcccttttttccatttattctaAGCTGCCAAATGTTTCCAGAGCTTCTGGGTTCAGatcaaactgaaataatttttgcacCAAGGATGTCTGAAGATCTCCTTTGAGTAAAGATTTGCATGAACATGAGTACATCGTTGACGAATTGGGTAGAGCACGGTCCTCCAAAGTCTGTGACTGTGGCTAATGGTGATATGGCTGATACGTAGCTGGgttttcctggaggaaaaaaaaaaaaaaaaaaaaaaagtcctctgaAGGCCTTTGAAAGGACCAAAGCCATGATTGCTGAGTTCCCCATGAATGAGCTAGTGGTTGAAAcataaaaggcagaaatatgAGGACAAGCTTTGTGGTGAAGCAGAGGTGGTGCGTGGGGTCCCCTGGTGATCTGCCCTGCTGTGTGTGGTCCCCTGCAGACACAGGTGACCTGGAAAGGGCTGGACGGCCACCGAGagagagcaggcagctgctggtaCAAAGTCACTTGGGTCAGCGAAGTCTGAGGGCACCCTGGGAGCCCTCCCcgggcaggagctggtggcaaAAGAAGCAGTGAAACGGCACAGAGGAAACCAGTCTGAGTGCCACATGCCcatgggcaggagggaggctgagCCCAGGCCGCAGACGAAGGCTGGAGCACGTTTCCTTCCTCAGCAATGCTCTGGTAGCAAAGATGAAATTGGTCCTTCCCATTACAGCAACGTGCAGGATTTTCCCATTCCTGAGCTCTGTGCCTTTGGAGCTTACCGAAGCGCTGGGCTTGGGTTTTTCCCTTACTCTTGCATTGCTGCAGTTGTCCAAACGGTGTGCGTGCTGCTGTGAGCTGTCACCCTGCGTGCTGacagcagcaaggagggagctgtgctgggcttGCGCCTCCCTTCTGGAGCCAAAAGCCTCAAAATCCTCACTTGCTCCCTCCTGCCTAAGAACAGCCATTGCAAGAGGCAGATTTGAGCTCTAATACCAACACTGCACCTCTACTGCTCCTCTTGGGCTGCTGCTTCATCTGTAGGAGGCAGGAGGCggcaccagctcctgctgcttgaGGCTTCCTTCCTCCCATGCCCAGGGTCCCGCTGGGCTGGGTGCCTGCACACggaggagctgcctgctgggcactgctgcaacccggctctgctgctgcagacatcTCAGCCTGCAGACGTTGGGAAGTGccggcaggaggaggaggaggaagccgATGCATTGCAGCACCTCTCCAGCTGTCCCACGTGTGGGGTCTGCCCATGCTGGTGAATCCCCAGCACGACGCAGGCATCCAAACCGCTCAGGAGCGCCAGGCAGCAGTCACCCCCGCAGCACTCGGAGGCGTTGGGAAGTGAAACGCAATGTTAGGATGGTTTGGCAAGGACTTGGCACAGGGAGAAGGGGTAGATCCACATTGTGGGCCTGTCCTGGGAACGGCCCTGCCCATCCCGGCGGAGCTGGGAGCGGTGCAAAGCGGTGCAGGGCCGGGCACAGGGCCAGGGCTGCTCCTTGTTCCGTGACGCAGCCCTGGGAGCGGGCACTGAAGGTAGGATTGAGcaagagaaagggaaattgGGCACAGCCTGCAGAAAGCCACTGACTTGCTGCTTGTGAAGGGGTTTTAAGATCAATGGCTGCAACAGTGAACTACAGAAATGAGGGATTTCTCTGGTTTCTTAATGAGAATACCATGAAGAGAAAGCCAAACAGCCTGCAGGAGTCCTGATCTCTTCCCAAAGCACCACGGCTTCTATCAGCAGCTCTTGTGATTCACTTACGTGGCAGATCCATTCCCCGTAAACCCAGACCGACTCGCCTGAGCTCCTCGGATTACCTCGCTTTTAATTGCTTATGAATTGAATCCTTTCTCAGCCCTACCATTATTTTGTTCATGATCAAAATCCCTTCAGCTGGCCTGTAATTATTTAGGCTGTGTCATTTTTGCTCCCGCTCAGCTTTATCGTCCCTGCGTAGTTTCTCTGTGTTGCAAGACGCATCGAAAATCAATGGGAAGGGGCCACCGAGCTCCTCCGGCAGCTGTCGGTAAAAGATCCTGCATGCAAAATAGGACAACTTGCCAAGTGTAAATGCATGGCTCTGCTGGCTGTTGTTTAAAGTATTTGGAAGGGAAAGTACTTACTCATCATCTTATGATCCTCATGCATCATCTGCCTTTATCCCCAAATACACAGCGGGATCATTGATCAAGTATTTCTGTCTATACATTGTGACTGGCAGCTCTACCTTCTGCGCTGGTGGAATAACGTCGCTGTTGGGAAACTTGGTGCTGAGAAGAGCTGGAGTTTGTGGCCTGTGTGCTGGGCTCAGGGACGGAGCCAGGGTTGGTCCGGGCCCCTTTTCCCCTAAGCCACTGCAAAGTCAcctggggaaaggaagggaaggagcagtGCAGGTTGCTTTGGGTCGTGCTCCATCCTGCTGCTTGCTATGAGGGCTCAGAGGGTACAAGTCACAATCCTCAGTTCTGCAGTTTTTGTTGAACAAGGGGCACTGGAAAATGCCAAGACACAAAGGCACGCGGCTCAGGTGTCCCTGTGCCTGCTGATGCAGTGCCTCACACCCGACCTGGCTCTGCCCAGTGCACGATGGCTCTCACGCCAATCCTCTGGTACAGGCTGTGGCAGTGACCGCTCTGTTTTGGTTTCCTCCCCAGCTATGAGGGCTTCGTCCCTCAGTACAACTACCAGTTTGGAGAAACCTACGGCAAAACTACTTACCGTCTGCTGACGGACCCCCACGTTCGGAAGAGCCCTCGCTCCGTGCTGGCACCGCTCTGCAAGCAAAGATTCATCGAGGACTTCAGCGGGACGCAGGGCGGCCTCCAGCCCTACCTCCCCGGGCACCCAGGTGAGCGGCCCCTCATCTGCACCAGAACGAGTGCAGGTTTGGTCACAGTGAGCCCCGTGCCTGTCCTCCATGGGATCTGGGGTAGGGGAAGATTTCCACAGAGCCCCCATAGTCCTGGTGTaggggcagctggggagcagcaccaGCGTGAAGCTGAAGCATGGCCTCAGCAGAGGGGCATCACCGGGCTTCTGGTGTTGGCATCTGGTGGAGCAGGGAGAATCGTAGACCCCAGATTATCTTCAGTTAGatgaagataaattattttatggttATTTATGAACTTGCCAGCCAACTCCTTATTCCACAGGCTGTAGTCCCCTCTCTTTCTGGCTCTTTGGGGAAGACTGGCTCATAGCACTCCTCAGCTCTGCAAGAGGGCTCGTGTCAGCCCCCTCCTTTCCGTGCCCCCTTCTGTTAACCATCCCCATCTCCTCCACCTTTGAGATGTGCTCACAGAGATTCCCAACGCTGGGAATTTGCAGGAACCTCCTACCCAGCCCCTCTGGGCAGGGTGCCTGATGCCAGCTGAACAGGCCCCAAGTGACAGCCATGCTCTGGTCCATATCGGCCCCTCTCAGGGGTGTATGTATCGCAGTGTGAGCCTTGGCCATAGCTGCTGTGGGGCTCTgttcagcaggagcagctccgTGCAGGGGCTATGTGTGCCCGGGCAGGATCTGGGCCCTGGATTCCCCAGAGGCAGCCCCACAGAAGCAACGTTTCCTGCTTCACGCTGGGAATCGCGCCACGTAGCTTCTTGCAAGCTTTTGGtgtttctgctcttcccagccGTGTTTTGCAGGATCCAGGTCTGCACCACGCAGGTGTCGCTCACAGGCTTTGTTCCTGGATGTTTCCATTTGCATTTCCTTGGACTAAAATGTAGTTTGAATGGACCCAACTAACCAGTTGGCCTGGTTGCTTTCCATCATTACCCTGTCTTTGTTATTGTTCTCCCCTCACCAGCCTTTACGTCACCCACAAACATTTGCAACCAGGAGCTTGCCTCTGCTGCTCGCTGGTGAAATGCTGAAGAACCTGGTCCCAAGAAGCACCTTGTGCTGATAACTCTTCCTTCCTGCTGTAGGGCTGTCCAACCCTCAAATCCTTCATCGCAAACTTCCATGAGTACTGCGTGGCATTCTTCTTTAAGCACAATATTTTACCCAACCGAGGTCAAAGAGCTCCCAGCAGTGCTGAATCTGTGGGTTTGCCATTAGCGAACTCAGAGCCTGAAGAATCAAGGTCTATTTTTGATAAAATCTTGTTTATGGGCACAACGTATGTTGCTGGTTCCTGTCAGATGAGTCCTGTGTTGGACTTTTCCTGGAAGTGATGCTGGACTCAGCTGATGGGGATGTGAACCATGGAGCAGCAGGGTGGCTGTGGCCCTGGTGAGGGGGTTATGGCACAGTCTGATAACAAAGAGCTCGTAAAGATTTCTCAAGTAcaaaatgacttattttttttcctttgatggAGTAACTGGTTTGTTGGATAAAAAAGTGTAGGTACAATACTTTCATTAATAATGTAAGAAATATAAAGACAAACCTGCTTTAAAAATTGCACAACAGATTCAAAAATCAATCCCatcaaggatttatttttagtctGATGCTAGCCTGGGCAACGCTTGGTAAGTACAGTAATACAGAGGGTGTGCATATGACTTTATGAAGTTATATACTGTATATGTGCTTTATAATAGGATTAGAAGCAGACTTCAAACCCAAGCACCAGTCAGAAGCCTTACACCTGTGCAGAAAGGGGCAAATTCTGCTCCTcgctgagagctgggactggtGGCTTCCCACGGGGGCCTCTGCAGCCGCAGCCAGCGCTGGCCAAGCATCTCTGCGGGCTTTGCAGATGTCCCTGGAACAGGGCAGTGGCGGTCAGAGGGCTGAGAGGAATGACCTATAGGAGcaaaaattgaaagaatttggtttgtttaaaaacaaacaagcaaacaaaagtcAGGCATAGTAACGGTTTTCTGATTAGGAAGAGGTTGTTGTGGGGTGTAAGAGCAGTCATCACtaaggagggagaaagaggcATGGCGCTAAGCAAAGCGTGTTAGGCAGcgctggggctggaggtgtCTGATGGGCTGGGGGAGCCACGTCACGGgatatttttaagggaaagcCAGACAAAAGCTGCCAACTCGGCCATCCCTAGTTCATCGCGCAGACGCTCAGCACACGCTGGCCGTGGGATTTTTTCCAGCAGGCGtcagcagccctgtgctggccGAGCAGCCCCGATGCCGGTGCAGGATTTCCTTGTCAGGCACAGGGGCTGTTAGGGGTGTGCAGACACAGTGAAGGATGTGGGCTTTCTTCCTTGCTATTTATAACTCGGCTGGTGATATTTTGCAGCTTGGGCATGGTCTAGATCAAACGTTAAACAACTGAACCGATCCTTGCGTAGTCTGTGCACAGCGGTTTGTCGGCCAGGGCTGATGGGGTTTGTGCGATGGAGCCTGGGATGCTTTGGGTCTCCGttcccctcccctgctccacaggagctggctggggcCGAGGGCAGGCGCGATGGCGATGCCCCGGCCTCTCCTTTCCCACACTCTGGCTCTGCCCCACAGGATACTTTCCCTACGAGAGAGCTGGGGCCATGACGAACTTTCCCGAACCGGTGTTTGGACCAAAGCCTCCCCCGCCAGGGCCGGCAGAGGAGCTGACACACATGGACCCCATGCCCAGTCACGACCCCGGCGAGCGTGCCCTAAGCGTGCAGCCGGAATACGGGTACCCACCGAGGGTGGCACGCTGTCCTGCCGTGCCATGGAGGCCGTCAGAGGGGCAAGAGTGGCGATTACCTGAGCTGACCACGTCTTGTGGGCTTGGCAGCACGCCGGCAGGACTCAGGCAGGTGAGCGGCTCTGGGCAGGTGGGAGGCATGGAGAGGGCCGGGGGGCTCGGATTCGCTGTGCTGGGAGGACAGGGAGCCGGCAGGGAGCACACATAGCAGGGATGGTGAGGACCAAACGTTGAAATTGTTGGGAAATACCAAATTTGCAAGAGCGTGTCTAGCAGTAGCCAATCCAACACATCATCATGTTGTAATGGGTAATTACTCCTAATCACAAAGGCTTAATTTCTCACTCGGTTGCATTTTAGCTTCAAATCCCTGTTGACAGATCTTGTGCCACGCAAAGCAGCCCTCCTGTGCTGGGCTCGTGGCTCCTGTGCTGAACCGGGACCTCCTCGCGCAGAGCAGTGCGCGCTCAGGGCACCTTTGGCCAGTGCCATCTTCCTGATCCCCTGCTTTCCCCAGCTCACCCAAATATCCTACCTTCATTACTCTCTTTGAAACACAAGCATTAGGATTTGACTTAATTACTCTGGGACAACGGGTTTGGTCCCCTtactgctgctggagcaggagatgcTATTTGTTGTGGGGCAGTCAGCCAGGGCTGTACAAATCCCCTGAGGGCAGAGATTAGAGATTTGATGTATCAAAGTCAATAGCCGCCTCGGATATAAAGCCCGAGAAGATTCCTCCCAGCACCTTGCTCTGAGAAGCAGCCCGAGGAACAGGTTTCCAAAGGAGCTcagcccccaaagccccccTTGGACTCCCGTGGGTATTTTGCAAACCCTGCGCACGCCGAGCGCGCCTGGTaatctggcagcagcagaaattcTTGCAGTAGCTCTTAGTGGAAAGGCAGggagaaatggaaatgacaGCTGTGATTACTGGGTTCTGGCAGCGATTTAAGTACTGGAGTCAAAGGAGGAAGCAGGTTTTActggtgtttattttatttctgcttttattttgagcCTGTAAAAATCGAAGGTGTGACTCTGCCAGGAGTGACTGAAGCTGCGGATGCAGAGAGAAGTGATCGGCTACCAAAGCTGGATGTACCGAATGTGATCCAGCACAAAGTCATTCCAGGTAAAGGAGAGGGCGGCTGCGTGCAGCACGAGTCCCCGGCAGGAGGAATCGCATCGCCTTTTGCCCCTGTGGGAACCAGGAGCTGCGTTGGCCACTTGTCCCCATGTGTCTGAACACTTCGGGGTGGAAAatgctcctgctgccctgctcctctcaGCACGAAGGGGATTCTTTGGGACGAGCAGGATGCGGGCTCTGCACTCACTGCAGCAGCCTGACCGGTATCTGCTACCCCTGAGGTAGTGATTTCTCTCCTAGAAATGTAAGAGGCTTTCCTGAATAATCACAGCAACAAATAGTGCTGCACTGCACATCACAAAGGGACAGAGCTCTTTCTGGCAAGGAGTTGTGCTCCCTAACTTCTCACAGACCATAGCGACTACCACAAATGCatggcaaaatatttcagacgGGGCAAAAGAGGAAGGCCCAGCACTGCTAGTCTAGGAAGCAGTAGGGAAATTTCTCTCTCCAAAGCATCCCCTTGAAAAGAGGGAATTCTGGCTTCTTTTAGGTTGCATTTCTCTCTCTACTTCAtctcattttaacattttatgtaGTTTCTCTTTTATAATTGGTGAAAAATTGTTGGATAGGAAGGGTAAATGAGGAAGGGAGGTTGGAGACCTGGTTGTTAGCCCTTGCATACGGATGAAACTGGGTGAGAAGTGGCAGAgttgctgttttaaataaaagactgtgagaaaatgaaatgtttcttccaTACCTCATGGAGACCGCTGAATGGTTTAgcccattttgttttcccagggGATCACAACAACAACTGTCTCAGAATAAATCTTACGTCCAATTTAAATGGATGGATTTAAGTGAAATTTTTCCTTCCTATACTCTGCCAAGATTTTATATTTGTCCTAGCTTCTTCCACTTCCAGCGTGATGGATCCTTATACGCTTATGTATGTTCTCTCTTGTCTTCATCCAAAGGGTACACCGGATACATACCCCGCTTCACCTGGATTACTGGTGTCAACTACTTGCAGGGCGTGAAGGAAGCCATGGCTGAATTTGACAGACATCAGGTAGATTGCATGCACAAATCTTATTTCAGTGATATAATGTTGGCCTTGAGTCATCTGCAGCACCACAAGCAGTTGCATTTGCTGTAGCAGTATTTGAGCTGGGGTTATAAgtacaagcaaaataaaacgCTATTAGGTAACACGTTGAAAAAATCATGAGCAATTAAATTCTGTAACTTAATGTCCCAAGGAAACAAGGGAGGATAAATGAGTTCATAAAAGGATTAAGCAAATCTATTGAGGGTTGGTTTATGGGCGGCTATTAAAAATGCTGCTCTGGGTGCACAAATGCAGGATCCAGCTATCTGCACTCCCCTTATGCAATATATCCTCTGGTACCTGGATGGCAGTGCTGGATGGCTTCCTGGGCTTCTTGGATGGATATTCCTCCCTTTCAAGTGTTGTAGAGATTTTTCCTTTACTAACGTAACTTGTCTTAAAAGGATTTAgatcttctcattttctgcatCCTTCCCAAAAAGCGGAGAAATATCCCTATcgaaaaaaatctattttgccCCCTTGCTGTAAGATCCCCCCACTACAAAGCCACATGACCCTCCCACATGGGGAAACGAGATCCCTCCCACCCCAATTAGCAGATTGCGTCCAAGGCCACACATTCCTTCCTGCTACCGGAATGGTGTGAGAGCCCCGGGATGCTGCAGCACCGATGGGCGAGTGCCGGTGAGCACCAATGGGCTCGGTGACAGCTCCTTTTAGAAGCAGGATGCAAAATTTTTAACCAGGATTCACTGTGGTGCCTTTGTCCCAGAGCGTGGGGGTTGGATGTAGGAAAAAGTCCAAGCCCGAAGGAGCCCCAGGCTGGGAAGAAACGGCTCCGTGGGGACAGCGGCAGGGCTGTCGGGATCAGGATGCTCGGTAGCATCCTGATGCTTTGGCTGAAATGTGTTTCCTtatcctttccttctgcagttaaatagaaatagaaataaagcaaagagaacaaaaagcagaCGTTATCGAAACTAAAATTGCTGCTTGCAAATCACTTCTGCCCTGATTTTTTAAGGAATACGTGCCAGTGAAGGAGGTGGATGGTGTTTCTCCATTGTAGGGGTCAGAAAAAATCAGGCTTGCAGAGGTTTTTTGCAGTGCAGGAGGCACTGAACGAATGAATGTAAgcacactaaaaaaaaagcacaccacATTTCTATCTAAGATGGCTTCTGCCTTCAAGTCACTAATCTTCTGCCCTAAATCTCTGTTGCCCTAGGTTACGTGCTAGGATGCGCCACGGATCGTTTCTTACTGGCTGCATCGGGCAAAATAATGCAATCCTCTCGCTTCAGCGCTGCtctggggaggcaggaggatTGCACCGCCGCAATCTGTGCGGTCACAGAAGGGTTCAATGGCCCCGGCCACTCGTGTGGCTCCATGAACCCTCCCTTCACCACCGAGCAGGGTTCGCGCTAACGAGGGCAGCGGGGCTTTAGTGAGAGCTTTTGGGGTTTTGCCACCCCAGGGATGTGAGATCCGCGCTGTCCTTCGGCGCAGCGTTAGCGTGGTCTGACCTCTGGGGCAGGTGACAGCCAGAGGAAGATTTCACTCTCCCTTCAGTTAACGCTCCCTaagccttcctcttcctcctagGCTGGGAATTACGGGCTAATCGCCATCAGTGGGACGCatggagaaacaaaaccagtcCGGGGATCGCACCAAAACACCGCTGTGCAGTGGTAGCAGAGGAGCGGACGAGGCACGCATcccactgccagcactgctggctctCGGTGCAGCCGCTCTGTGAGCTGGATGCACTGGGGGCTCTTGTGGCCCAAGCCCAGATGTGATGGCTGCAGCGATCctcagcaccaggagctgctctgggccGGTGGTAGGGATGGGGTGGCAGGACCAGCGGAGAGAGAGCTTGAGTGGAGAGAGGGAAGCTGCAACGCAGCTTTAGATTGGAAGGGAACTGGTAAGGGAACTGCTTCTCATTAGCTCAAGTATTTCCTTTAATAAGGAGTCAAAGCACACGACTTGGGTAGCAGTGGTTTACAACTAatgctgctgggttttgttttccagtttctgcaGAGATACCCAGTTCACAGCTTTGGCAAGAGATTTCCCCAAACTTACTGGCCTAACAACAGAATTTACACCAGTGCTGGACTCATACCTTCCTACACGGGCTTTGTACCACGTAAGTTCTTCAGCTGACTGAAAATGAAAGTCACTAATTACCATCATTAAGTAGTGCTGTTGATAGCTGCAGTGTCATAGTAGAGACCTGGAATGTTCCACAGGGGCAGTAAAGGTGCCGGGCTGGTGGAGCCGTGCCCTCCCCTGTCCGCCCGCAGCAGCACCCGCAGGGGCCCCCCACGGCTGCGTAGCAGCGTCTTCATCAAGGAAGTGATTCTGTTCCCAAAAAGCTTAAAGGGtgattaaaaaaagcaaaaggtagACGATGCAAAGGGGTGGAGATTGCACCAGAAGAAGCTGTGAATTGGCATGAGCCATCACAGGTGG contains the following coding sequences:
- the FAM166A gene encoding protein FAM166A; this encodes MTAPRESSLFPPDPYYVPGYEGFVPQYNYQFGETYGKTTYRLLTDPHVRKSPRSVLAPLCKQRFIEDFSGTQGGLQPYLPGHPGYFPYERAGAMTNFPEPVFGPKPPPPGPAEELTHMDPMPSHDPGERALSVQPEYGYPPRVARCPAVPWRPSEGQEWRLPELTTSCGLGSTPAGLRQPVKIEGVTLPGVTEAADAERSDRLPKLDVPNVIQHKVIPGYTGYIPRFTWITGVNYLQGVKEAMAEFDRHQFLQRYPVHSFGKRFPQTYWPNNRIYTSAGLIPSYTGFVPHLRHTYALTFGNGTRKAYQKEQRRRACAL